tttcaatacatatcaatcaaatacatacacTAGCTTGATCAAAGATGTCCACTgcttagtggacatctttgcttgatgtaagcaagcaaaaatttcaaaagttagagtggcaaatgttgttatatgttagatagaaataaattatacttaattatactaaattataattatttaaaaataaaatagacttttttattactttatttattaaataattttttattgtaatcatagctaaacagattatatttagccattacttgctaattattttacatttaaacacatttacaattttatttttttcctaatttatttcaacaaaatacttctttcatgatatgaaatttaaaagttgcagttgtttgaaaaagcttgaaaacctttacagttttctttttcctcttaattcctttgaactgcttaaaaatattttctcatgatatgaagtttaaaagttagaatggtaaatgttatataaaaataaattttctgtccaaagacttgtttattacttgggcagctcgggtagtacagctcatagttgatggcagtcgatagcttcccatcacactaatgtaatacaaccccagtatgactatcttatctatgagtaactgattgcattaactcacttacttaacactatctattcagtgcctctgcaagtcatgtaggtatcagggattatgtgtatgtcacaatttccatttccataatccattttcatattatttccatttccataacatttccctacttcaattccatattatttccatttccataacatttccataattcgtttccatattatttccatttccataattcatttccatattatttctattttcataacatttccataattcatttccatattatttccgtttccataacatttccctacttcatttctatattactTCCAGTTCCATAAagtttccataattcatttccatattatttccatttccataacatttccctacttcatttccatattatttccatttccatagcttTTCTATaaatcatttccatattatttccatttccatatttctaaaataaaatttccatatccatttccctaaaattatggaaatatttatgtttatggaaatggatatggcaaagtaaacatttccataatatgtttagcgatccctggtaggtattgaattgctttaaataataagcatatattaaagtaataaactataatcattatttctttaatatgaccaataattactatcttaactggaaattcatgatccttgtttaacccttctcatggctgatgttattgatctagtcaattactacgactgactagcacaaaaaaggggcgtggcctaaacgttccttgttggcaccggaaatgctcgtgtagttatcactttagggagagataactctatgccCTCAAGCAACTAGCAATTGCAAATGGCTAGTTGAGATGGGATGTtattccagaactttgaagtaaATCATCTAGTTACCATGCAACGTGATGCTAGTACTCATGGACTAGGAGCTGCTCTAATTCAGTACAACAAATCTGTGGCACTTACATCCTGCAGTCTGACAGAGTAAGAAAAACTATGCATTAATTGAGCTGGAATTGCTGGCAATAATGTTCGCAATGCAGCGCTTCGATCAATATGCCTTTGATAACCCAGATTTTCACATACATATTGATCATACACCGGTTACACCTATCTGGAACAAATCTCTGCTCAAAGCTCCTAAGAAGTTCCAATCCTTGTTATTAGCAAGCAGAGATATCCATCAAAGTTGGTTCACGGCCGCAGTAACCAGCAGATTGCTGCCGACATGCTCTCCAGATGGCCCACAGATATCCTGATGACTAACGCTGTGCCAGTCGGACAGATCTTCCAAATACAGAATCTCCTTTCTGATCCAAATATAGCTAATCCTCAACAAGATATACCAATCAGCATAGAAACTCATAAGCAAATCCAGACAGCAACACAAACTGAGGTCGAACTCAAAGAAGTCTAGGAACTAATAGTTGGTGGATGGCACAGGTAGGATCAGATTTCTACAGCCATTGAACACTATTTCCATCTCAGAGACCAGTTAGATGGGATAATCTACAAAGGGCCCCTATTAGTTTTCCCAAAATCATACAGGCTCAAAATTCTACAGAAGCTGCACACTAGTCATCAAGGTACAGCTGTAACTCTAAAAAGAACCAGGTCATGTGCATATTGGCCAAGCATGGCAATAGACATCACATCCCACATAAATTATTGTGTAAGCTTTGTAATGGATGGTCCAGCTCAGGGCAAAAAAACCATGACATACCGGCAGCTTTATAGGTCAAAGTAGGCATGGACCTGCTCACTCATAAAGGAAAAGACTACATCATAGTTGTGATGTGAATATTTAGTGGGAGATGCCCTGAGATTGCAAGTGCATATTGGTTAGGAATAGCCATCGGTATGTAACCACAGATGCTGTTTTATGTCTTATGTCTGTTTTATGTCTTATGTCTGTTTTATGTCTTCTTGCTGTAACCACATATCTTATCTATGTTGTTAGTGCTGATGAATAACTGGGCAGTCAGTTGTAAATTCCTTTGAGTAGTGTATGGTAATGTTATTGAATCTTAATAGTAAATAAAGAGCTGAGTTTAATACTCTGACAAACAAGCTACAATCTTGGCGATTACTTCAGTTTATTTTTTGAGTATGATTCTCAAAAAGATACCAGGACAAAAGCTGTCATAAAGGTGTGCAAGAGAATATTTGGTAGTTATGGTATTCCCATGATTGTGCAATCAGATAACGGACCTCAGTTCACAGTCGTGGAATTGGCTAACTTCAGCAACAGTCGGGGATTCGAGCATGCAACGAGCTCTCTAGAGAATGGCCAATCAAATTGGAAAGCAGAAGTAGCAGTGAAGATATTCAAATGGTTCTTGAGATGAGCAGAAGACCCATTCGTGACAATACTTGAATACAGGAAAACACCCACCGTTGGCATGTCCACATCTCGTACCCAAAGAATGATGGGTAGATCCAGCAGATCAATACTTCCTATCAGTGCCTCGACGCATAGCCAGAACAAGAAAATGGTACTCTAAGAAAAGGAAAGAAAAAGTTAGTGACACAACGATACTGACAAAACGGCAACTGATCTACCTGAATTGAAGATCGGGTCGCCAGTACTGATACGGAGACTCAAGGTATTAAAGCCGAGTAGAGTAAAGGGAAGGTGCTGGAAGCCATGTCTGACAAATTATATGCAGAGCTCAACAAGGACAGTGGCAACATTTTCCGACGCAACAGAGTAGACCTCAGAAAAGCCACCATACAACTCGATGAGCCTCTGAACATTGAACAGCACGATATGGATTCCCCAGGCAAGATGCACAAAATCACAGTTCCAGTAGTAGTTTCTGAGACAGCAGAAGCTGCAACATCAAGTGCCTCTCACTACAGCAAAATCCCACCAACCGAAACAACCACACCTCTAGGTGACACAGCCAACAATCCAGGTCACCGATCTCAACGCAATACCCGTATGCCAGCGAAGTGCAATGACTATGATAAGGGAAGATAGATATGATCCGATAGCACTTGAACATACATGTGTTACTCTTTGTTGAATACTAGACAACTTAAAACATTTCAACCgtttaatctgtttatttcaattttatttgaaaggaGATGTTCAGGACTTGAGTTATTCTCCCATCATTCGTTTTTATACAAACCATATGTGGGCTCACATCTGGTTTCTTGTGAATTATTATTTTGGTAATCATGCACAGATAATCGTTATATCTGAGTAGTAATCACAATCACGTTTAACTCTCTGGCTTAATGTGTACAACAGAAGTAAAAGAATAAACTGACAGTCCCAATAATTATTCAGTCTATCAACTTCCATACTCTGTGAACTTAACACAAACATAGTACCTAATGTGAAGATGATGAGAAGAAAAACGAGTGCCTGAAACAAGCGATAGTGGAGAAGCAGGTATATGATAGTTAAAGTTAAAATGTaggaaatataaaatataaaaacccaAAAAATGAATACAGATTTTTCAATGctatatattacatgttacatATACATCTCAAATATGTATACATCACAAATATATATCACACATACATCGAACTTCTATTCTTCACTCAGGTACGTAGGCCTGAGTAAGCTACGTTTACcctatttttcaaatagaaaAATTATAGAACTGTGTCTCCAGTAAATGGGTTTACAACCTTCAGGAAACAAATCCAATTATGGGTTATCTGGTCTCACAAGGTGACAATTTACTCACAAAAACCGTTGTGTGACCATTGAGCGGcttcaaaactttttttcaatagTCACTGATTTCTTTCCAGCAACTACACATTGTAATATTTCTCATATTTTGTATTCATGCAACAAAATAGGCTTATGTTATATAGAAATAGGGTTTTAAACATCATTATTTTGCTATTTGTATTTTGTATCCTTAAAGTCTAATGATGACATGATGCTCTGAACAATGCTATGCTGGCATTGATTTTGTTGCAATGCAGCCAATTTTTAGGGTAAGGAtcaaatacatataatattttaatcagCCCAAAACTTGTATTTGATTGGCATAATGTTAAATCTGACTGCACCAATGAAACTGCATTTAACAACTAAACTCATTCACAGAAAGCAGGCAAGCTCACAACAACCAGGTGTGCAATTGCTGAAATTAAAGTGTTTCATGACCATGACCACAAAAACTAGCTGTATTTTAACAATGTTATTAGTGTGTTTGTGCAACATGAATTTTGTATAAGCATAACTTTTGTCATAAACGGTGTTTATATTTTACTAGTACATGCATACTTCCCAAGGAGGCCTAGAACATTTGATATTAACTTCACTGTTCAAATCTGTACTTGCAGTTTTTGTCTGTGAAAACCATAGAGTACATCAAAACCAGTCACACCAAAGCTATATATGCAGACGGTATGGAAAAACGGTGAGCcacaaaaaaaaacttgaaatttgaTGTGAGTATTCGCAAGAATGCTAAATTACAAACTTCCTATTACGATTGCCTAGCGTGAAAAATGTTGGCTCCGACCAAACAgcatgttgtcaatcattttaCTCTCTTCTTTGCCTCTTCATTAGGGCCCGTTGAGACTAATTTCTATACCGTCCCTTTTGCCACTTGTGCAAAAAAACAGTGACGAGTGGTTAacaatcatttttgtttttagttcCCTTCTCACAGCCCATTCTTTTGCATTTTTTCGCACCCTCATCTTTTTTCAGGGCTACCAACTCTAAGATAAATTAATGTGTGGCCGAAAGGTTCAACCATTTTAATTTGGCGTGAAATAGTGCACTAAACAGATTGGGTAGCTATAAAGCAGGGTTCAGCAACCTGCGGCTTtggagccgcatgcggctcttttATCTTTGCACTGCGGCTCCACGTGGCttatgaaaatatattacttttaaCCTTTTGAACTTTGCCGGGCGATATTCTGGCATTGAGTAGGGTGTGTCAAAAACACTAACGAAATACCAGCATCCACATAGAATATCATGCATCCACATAAATACCAGGAATACCAGCGTCCACATGGCTCAATATTCAaatgctgtttctaagtaacagcataaaccaaacaaattaatttttgcacagggctttaaactaaaaattataccttcatttttaaccattttaaaatatctttatttACTTCTTTCTTTGTAATAACAATTTAACTAGgacaaaattgtaaaaaaaattgatacaaCTCGTTTGTTGGTAAGGCATAGCTGATTGTGACGTAGATGAAGAATTATATGATACTAACCATAGTTTTGCAGATTATTGTGACTCATAAAACGATGATGAACGTGTGCTCGATAGATATAATGCTGCTGTGAAGATTttagaagtttttaaaatcgtacgaatttttatggttttagtcCGAAGAACTGTGAAACACATCGGTTTATATTTGGTGACAATTTGCTGTGTATTGCAGGACTCTTTTTACCAGTGTATCATAATCCAAATATCATTAGATTATGTGcgtatttagatatatttaatgaaGTTTCAAAACCTgttggacaaattgcccaggaatactgacacacattgacaagaacagccagggttcaaaggatTAAAAAAGTATTTCTGTGTATTTTAGTTGTGTTAGTTATTTTTTACCACTTTAGATCTAAATTGGAAAGTTATTAAGACCTTGAAATATTAATAATGCAAgtacattttattgtttttcatcGTTCAAAATAAATGTCATACTCGTAAAACTCGATACTCCTGCCAGAACGCCATCCATTTGCTGCAACTTTTAACCTTAACAAGGCCAAATATAGAGAAatgtaagaaaagaaaaatatctgaagaaaatataacattcaaTAAAGCTTGGGCGGATTCACTTGCATTTATCTCTAACGAGAGTGGCTTACCAGTATGCCTAATATGTGGAAAAAACTAGTCAACAATAAATGATCAAAAGTCGCAAGACATTTCAATAATAGTCTTTGCTGAAAATTATCCtgaaaaaaagaacaaaatCTGTTAAGGAACTAATACAAAAGGCTAAtctgacataaaataaattcaaaaagCGAGTGATGTCTGCAAATTCAACGACATATGCAGGTTTTGTGACCGCTCAGGAAATAACCAGGATTGGGAAACAGTTCACAGATGAAGAATATGTGAAGGAATCATTCTTTAAGATTTCAGAATACCTATTCGCGGAGTTTAAAAAACCAGTAAGAGATTGTGAAAAAaacgctgcagaaattgttcgcgccatttggcaggaagtatgggtcacatgatcagattacgactagatgattagaccagacTGAAATGAAGCTGTAagctagcgagcatctatatttggtaagggctcttaggtaaaacccgaagtgtttgtcataaactagtgctacgagaagttttatattgagcctttcattggcctttcaattcacgtgagaacaacCCGTGTcagaacaataaccaaatcgtttGACTACGCCAGATAAATAAATTGGTcataatctacggcggtttcatgatggcggcaattaactgttagtttttgcgcttttaggagcttgtaatcacatttgtacatattttgcacctacaacacagcagagtaagacatggtgaatcttttgataccaaataactataatgtgaattttgttgcaagtcaacctttaaagcacataaattacataatttttttattatatatttcaatacatcagagtcttggcttttgaatgagcctatatgCAATACAAAAAGAATAAtacaactatgaaaaacaggatgtcaaaagtatgtcctgcaaaaaaaacacttggttcaggttctcaaaatgtgatgtcacaattattatttagctttAGGTAGTCGATCgttttcgctgccattgaggctgcgcttttctgtgacaatcggtgctattaaacccagagagcgctaataacaaactagaattctagataatcaacaatgcccgagATCGTGCTatcgcccgaccaatacaaacacatgtcctgggttaattaattatgcttcaataaatatactgtcgttgagaaaggtaatgaaatcacatcgattaaattgtgacctgcggtgGCGTAGCCCTAGGACTACATGTCAATCGcgctttcgcgagatcacgcaatgcttgaaactaattagtctcagtcgcgaccctcaacatcacaataaaatgatagggctagtgc
The genomic region above belongs to Watersipora subatra chromosome 1, tzWatSuba1.1, whole genome shotgun sequence and contains:
- the LOC137389000 gene encoding uncharacterized protein → MDGPAQGKKTMTYRQLYRSNLFFEYDSQKDTRTKAVIKVCKRIFGSYGIPMIVQSDNGPQFTVVELANFSNSRGFEHATSSLENGQSNWKAEVAVKIFKWFLR